A window from Rhodothermus bifroesti encodes these proteins:
- a CDS encoding single-stranded DNA-binding protein encodes MARSINKVILVGNLGQDPEVRYTPSGTAVCNMRLATNEAYRDPEGNLVERTEWHNLVAWGRLAEICSQYLRKGSKIYVEGSLQTRSWEDREGNTRYTTEIKIREMVMLDGRGEAIPDVDVATEGPIGKAEAKASARPATSTARRQQRPEPEPEAFEDDYTFGPDDDLPF; translated from the coding sequence ATGGCACGAAGCATTAACAAAGTCATTTTGGTTGGGAATTTGGGGCAGGACCCCGAGGTGCGTTATACGCCTAGTGGCACTGCGGTGTGCAACATGCGGTTAGCCACAAACGAAGCCTACCGGGATCCAGAAGGTAACCTGGTTGAACGTACCGAATGGCATAACTTGGTTGCTTGGGGGCGACTGGCTGAAATCTGTAGCCAATACTTGCGTAAAGGTTCTAAGATCTACGTTGAAGGTTCGTTGCAGACGCGTTCTTGGGAAGATCGGGAGGGTAACACGCGCTACACGACCGAAATCAAAATTCGGGAGATGGTGATGCTCGATGGTCGGGGTGAGGCGATACCGGATGTCGATGTGGCGACAGAAGGGCCTATAGGTAAAGCAGAAGCCAAAGCCTCAGCTCGTCCTGCAACCTCCACAGCCCGGCGCCAGCAACGGCCTGAGCCCGAGCCAGAGGCGTTTGAAGACGACTACACGTTTGGTCCCGACGACGACCTGCCTTTTTAA
- a CDS encoding S8 family serine peptidase: MRYWYLWGLLWFTTFPAWADIGPRPEVYPGVVVIKLHAPITVQAGKTGLATLDTHLGQVGVTAIVPAFPFLEPAARKRPSPALERLRSIYLVYYERPISPWRLAAELERLPEVVYAEPLFRREIIATPNDSLYSQMTHLAQIMAPQAWDVVKGEDGDIVIAIVDGGTDWRHVDLVNNVWTNPGEIPDNGIDDDGNGFVDDVHGWNFANNTPDPTGLSATPINAAHGTQVAGVAAAVTHNSRGVAGSSWNARFMPINASCPDADRSICFGYTGIVYAAENGAQVINVSWGGRGLSRLENDVVEAVTDMGALIVAAAGNDGTNNDRVPFGPASHPRVLSVGATQKNNDLKASFSNYGLSVDVFAPGVGLNTTLPGNRYTGSANGTSFATPLVAGIAALVRTRFPNYTPEQAREQLRQTADPIDAVNPGFAGLLGRGRINAFRAVTETGFPAIRLVRLEVADEDGDGYIESGETLQLTADFANFLAPATGVRVELRTNDPYLNLVQASQLLGTLNPGDTATATFSLSVATDAPNNYLALLQARILADGSYSDADLVRLTLNPEQVAQLTTGRVETAITTTGNIGWTGFADESQGVGFRLDGRNLLFEGGLVTGTSIVSVSDAVRGGDGVTQQRDFEPAPGSGLEVTVPGAFAYQQGSVELLDRRAARPLPIRVIQETYADSAAENQLFVLFRYAFVNTGTTPIAPFYGGLFLDWDLNLDAQDFARFDAARQMGIVQNRNTRPDTLAAIRLLTPAPFSYHAINNETEIYDGFTETEKWAWLSGGVQRQTLDRVDVSQLMAIGPFRISPGCHVPAAFALLAADSEAALLQAADAAQRFWNERIAPSIPNRPPVWVNVPDTLRLLPGSRHTVTLAATDPDECASLSYRLLQAPPSVTLDPLEGRLTIVASLTPGNYPIEAIVTDGLAADTARVTLIVEKLPAFLTLLPDTTILVGQTLSFHFQANNTESAITFELVEGPEGAQLDPLTGLFTYTATTPGRFSLVVALHADTFRVESPRITIEVVAAALQLEVYPSPGRAPITLRYDIPEARPIRLTLFDLMGRPVRRLVDGTPGIGRHRLFWDGRSDGGTEVASGLYFLRLEMDGRSVTRPLIYVR, translated from the coding sequence GTGCGCTACTGGTACCTGTGGGGACTCCTTTGGTTCACTACGTTTCCGGCTTGGGCCGACATTGGGCCTCGCCCGGAAGTTTACCCCGGCGTTGTGGTCATCAAACTGCATGCTCCCATCACGGTTCAGGCTGGGAAAACGGGCCTAGCTACCTTAGACACCCATTTGGGGCAAGTAGGCGTCACCGCTATTGTACCCGCCTTTCCATTTTTAGAACCTGCAGCACGCAAACGACCAAGCCCAGCTCTAGAGCGCCTTCGCTCGATTTACTTGGTCTACTACGAACGCCCCATTTCTCCCTGGCGGCTGGCAGCTGAGCTGGAGCGCTTGCCTGAGGTGGTCTACGCTGAACCGCTCTTCCGCCGCGAAATTATCGCCACCCCCAACGATTCCCTCTATAGCCAAATGACGCACCTGGCCCAGATCATGGCCCCTCAAGCCTGGGATGTGGTCAAGGGCGAAGATGGAGATATCGTTATTGCCATTGTGGACGGCGGTACAGACTGGCGCCATGTAGACCTGGTGAACAACGTTTGGACCAATCCTGGCGAGATTCCCGACAATGGTATCGACGATGACGGCAACGGCTTTGTCGATGACGTGCACGGTTGGAACTTTGCGAACAACACGCCCGATCCAACGGGACTTTCAGCCACACCGATCAATGCAGCGCATGGCACCCAGGTGGCTGGCGTAGCGGCCGCCGTCACCCACAATAGCCGTGGCGTAGCTGGAAGTAGCTGGAATGCACGTTTTATGCCCATCAACGCCAGCTGCCCTGATGCCGATCGTTCTATTTGCTTTGGGTATACAGGCATCGTCTACGCAGCCGAAAATGGTGCCCAGGTGATTAACGTGAGCTGGGGTGGACGCGGCCTTTCACGCCTGGAAAACGACGTCGTCGAAGCTGTCACCGATATGGGCGCACTCATCGTAGCGGCTGCCGGCAACGATGGAACCAATAACGACCGCGTGCCTTTTGGGCCGGCTAGCCACCCGCGCGTGCTTTCGGTTGGAGCCACGCAAAAAAACAACGACTTAAAAGCCAGCTTTTCAAACTATGGACTTAGCGTGGACGTCTTTGCTCCAGGTGTAGGCCTAAATACCACGCTGCCTGGCAACCGCTATACGGGATCGGCCAACGGCACTTCATTTGCCACACCACTGGTAGCCGGCATTGCAGCCTTGGTACGTACCCGTTTCCCGAACTACACTCCCGAGCAAGCACGCGAACAACTGCGCCAAACCGCTGACCCTATCGACGCCGTCAACCCCGGCTTTGCGGGCCTTTTGGGACGTGGCCGCATCAATGCTTTCCGAGCCGTCACCGAAACCGGCTTCCCAGCCATTCGCCTAGTACGGCTTGAGGTAGCCGACGAAGATGGGGACGGCTACATTGAAAGTGGCGAAACCCTTCAGCTGACGGCTGATTTTGCCAATTTTTTGGCACCAGCTACAGGCGTGCGCGTCGAGCTGCGCACTAACGACCCTTACCTCAACCTGGTGCAGGCTAGCCAACTGCTGGGCACGCTCAACCCAGGAGATACAGCTACAGCAACTTTTTCGCTTTCGGTCGCCACAGATGCTCCCAACAACTACCTAGCGCTGCTTCAAGCCCGCATTTTGGCCGATGGCAGCTATAGCGATGCCGACCTGGTTCGCCTCACGCTCAATCCAGAGCAAGTGGCCCAGCTCACAACGGGTCGTGTCGAAACCGCCATCACAACGACAGGCAACATTGGTTGGACTGGCTTCGCCGACGAATCACAGGGCGTCGGCTTTAGGCTCGATGGCCGAAACCTCCTCTTCGAAGGCGGACTGGTGACAGGAACTTCGATCGTCTCAGTTTCGGATGCTGTCCGCGGAGGTGACGGCGTGACGCAACAACGAGACTTTGAACCGGCCCCTGGAAGTGGCCTGGAGGTTACTGTTCCAGGGGCATTTGCCTACCAGCAGGGCTCGGTAGAGCTCCTCGATCGTCGAGCCGCACGTCCGCTGCCCATTCGTGTTATTCAGGAAACCTATGCCGACTCTGCCGCAGAAAACCAGCTTTTCGTGCTCTTTCGGTATGCGTTTGTGAATACCGGCACTACCCCGATTGCCCCGTTCTACGGCGGCTTGTTTCTAGACTGGGATTTGAACCTAGATGCGCAGGACTTTGCCCGCTTCGATGCTGCCCGTCAGATGGGCATCGTCCAAAATCGCAACACGCGCCCCGATACGCTCGCAGCCATTCGCTTGCTCACGCCAGCGCCGTTTTCCTACCATGCCATCAATAACGAAACAGAAATCTACGACGGTTTTACGGAAACAGAAAAATGGGCATGGCTTAGCGGGGGGGTGCAACGCCAAACGCTCGACCGTGTCGACGTTTCACAGCTGATGGCGATTGGACCGTTTCGGATTAGTCCAGGCTGCCACGTGCCGGCCGCGTTTGCCCTGCTGGCGGCTGATAGCGAAGCTGCACTGCTCCAGGCCGCTGATGCGGCGCAGCGATTCTGGAACGAGCGCATTGCCCCAAGCATACCCAACCGCCCACCGGTATGGGTTAACGTTCCCGATACCCTACGTCTTTTGCCAGGCAGCCGGCATACGGTTACTTTGGCAGCGACCGACCCAGACGAGTGTGCAAGCTTAAGCTATCGGCTTTTGCAAGCCCCGCCCAGCGTGACGCTTGATCCACTGGAGGGGAGGCTTACCATTGTAGCATCTCTTACGCCTGGGAACTACCCTATAGAGGCCATTGTGACCGATGGCCTAGCAGCTGACACGGCCCGAGTTACGCTCATTGTGGAAAAACTGCCCGCTTTTCTTACGCTATTGCCCGACACAACGATTCTCGTAGGCCAAACGCTCTCGTTTCACTTTCAAGCAAACAATACCGAAAGTGCCATTACCTTCGAGCTCGTTGAAGGCCCCGAAGGGGCACAGCTAGATCCCCTAACAGGCCTTTTCACCTACACGGCCACTACGCCTGGGCGTTTTAGCTTGGTAGTAGCACTGCATGCCGACACCTTCCGCGTTGAAAGCCCCCGCATCACCATTGAGGTGGTTGCCGCTGCTTTACAGCTTGAAGTATACCCCAGTCCAGGACGAGCGCCGATCACGTTGCGCTACGATATCCCCGAAGCGCGGCCTATACGCCTGACGCTTTTCGATCTTATGGGAAGACCTGTGCGCCGCCTGGTAGACGGCACGCCGGGCATTGGGCGCCACCGCCTGTTCTGGGATGGCCGCAGCGATGGGGGCACAGAGGTGGCCTCTGGGCTTTACTTTCTACGGCTGGAGATGGATGGCCGCAGCGTAACCCGTCCGCTTATTTACGTGCGTTGA
- a CDS encoding 3-isopropylmalate dehydratase has protein sequence MKEIIRGLAYVVGDAIDTDQIIPAQHLVYSLTRPEERRLYGRYALSGLPAEGQGLPYGNIPFTEPDAYKSRFKIVVAGTNFGCGSSREHAPFALQEAGCEAVVAESYARIFYRNAVDGGFLVPFETPVRLIDKIRTGDELEIDTRLAKLTNLTTGEEFLLHPLGDVADILRAGNLFEYARRAGLISTTA, from the coding sequence ATGAAAGAGATTATTCGTGGATTGGCCTACGTGGTAGGTGATGCGATCGACACCGACCAGATTATTCCAGCCCAACACCTGGTCTACAGCTTAACGCGGCCCGAAGAGCGCCGTCTTTATGGCCGCTATGCGCTTAGTGGCCTACCCGCCGAAGGCCAGGGATTGCCCTATGGCAACATCCCTTTTACTGAGCCAGATGCCTACAAGAGCCGTTTTAAAATCGTTGTCGCCGGTACAAACTTTGGCTGCGGTTCTTCGCGGGAGCATGCCCCGTTTGCTTTGCAAGAAGCTGGATGCGAGGCTGTTGTAGCCGAAAGCTATGCCCGCATTTTTTACCGCAATGCGGTCGATGGAGGTTTTCTCGTGCCGTTTGAGACGCCTGTTCGCTTGATCGATAAAATCCGTACCGGTGATGAGCTCGAGATCGACACGCGTCTGGCGAAGCTCACCAACCTGACAACTGGTGAGGAATTTTTGCTGCATCCCCTAGGGGACGTGGCCGACATTCTGCGGGCAGGTAACCTGTTTGAATATGCCCGCCGAGCTGGTCTCATCTCTACAACTGCTTGA
- a CDS encoding 3-isopropylmalate dehydratase large subunit, whose protein sequence is MGMTITEKILARHAGRDRVSPGENIWVNVDILMTHDVCGPPTIEIFKREFGPQARVWDREKVVILPDHYIFTADPHARRNVEILRAFAQEQDLPYYYDVGTARYKGVCHVALAEEGFNRPGIVLVGTDSHTCTSGAFGLFSTGVGNTDAAFIMGTGKIWLKVPETMRFIFEGRLPPYLMAKDLILAIIGDIGVDGATYRAMEFDGEAVYDLSIEERMTLTNMAIEAGGKNGIIAADEKTLAYVRERTSAPFELFYSDPDARYYAEYVYDVSKLEPVVAKPHRPDNRATVTEVAGTKLDRAYIGSCTGGKLEDFIAAARILKGQEVRIDTFVVPASTYVEQQLHTYTIDGQSLYDIFVNAGCKIGHASCGACLGGPPDTFGRTHGTEVVISTTNRNFPGRMGSKQASIYLASPLTVAASALTGVITDPREVLV, encoded by the coding sequence ATGGGCATGACCATCACCGAAAAGATTCTGGCCCGCCATGCCGGGCGCGACCGGGTCTCTCCGGGCGAAAACATTTGGGTAAACGTGGACATCCTTATGACGCACGACGTGTGCGGGCCGCCAACCATAGAGATTTTTAAGCGGGAGTTTGGTCCGCAGGCGCGCGTTTGGGATCGGGAAAAGGTCGTGATTTTGCCCGACCACTACATTTTTACGGCCGATCCGCATGCGCGACGCAACGTTGAAATCCTGCGCGCCTTTGCCCAAGAGCAGGACTTGCCTTATTACTACGACGTCGGCACGGCCCGCTACAAAGGCGTCTGTCACGTAGCACTGGCCGAAGAAGGTTTTAATCGCCCCGGCATTGTGCTTGTAGGCACCGACAGTCATACGTGCACTTCGGGCGCCTTTGGGCTCTTCTCCACAGGCGTAGGCAACACAGACGCGGCCTTCATCATGGGCACGGGCAAGATCTGGCTTAAGGTGCCCGAAACCATGCGCTTTATCTTTGAAGGACGCCTTCCGCCATACCTTATGGCCAAGGACCTGATTTTGGCCATTATTGGCGACATTGGGGTCGATGGGGCAACCTATCGTGCTATGGAGTTCGACGGAGAGGCTGTCTACGATCTGTCAATTGAGGAGCGCATGACGCTCACGAACATGGCCATTGAAGCCGGCGGCAAGAATGGCATCATTGCCGCCGACGAAAAGACCCTGGCCTATGTACGCGAACGCACCAGCGCTCCTTTTGAGCTCTTTTACAGCGATCCTGATGCCCGCTACTACGCTGAGTACGTCTACGACGTCTCGAAGCTGGAACCCGTGGTGGCCAAGCCGCACCGACCTGACAATCGGGCAACGGTCACGGAAGTGGCAGGCACAAAGCTCGACCGTGCCTACATTGGCAGTTGTACGGGTGGCAAGCTAGAGGACTTTATCGCGGCTGCGCGCATCCTCAAAGGCCAAGAGGTGCGCATCGATACGTTTGTGGTGCCTGCCTCTACATATGTAGAGCAGCAGCTGCATACGTACACGATCGATGGTCAATCGCTCTACGACATCTTTGTCAATGCCGGTTGTAAAATCGGCCACGCCAGCTGCGGCGCTTGCCTGGGTGGACCACCCGACACATTTGGCCGCACGCATGGCACCGAGGTGGTAATTTCGACCACCAACCGCAACTTTCCAGGCCGCATGGGCTCTAAGCAGGCCTCCATTTATCTGGCTTCGCCACTGACCGTAGCGGCTTCGGCCTTAACAGGCGTAATTACTGACCCTCGCGAGGTTCTCGTGTAA
- the mazG gene encoding nucleoside triphosphate pyrophosphohydrolase, with the protein MNVRSKPYDPSFRESEDRLEAYADFVAIVRQLRRDCPWDREQTHASVKHLLIEEAYEVVSAIEEADWEALKRELGDLLLHVVFHSVMAEQAGRFTLKEVILSETEKLIRRHPHVFGEVQVDSVQQVLANWEQIKLQEKQHASVLAGVPRHLPALLRAYRIQEKAAAVGFDFPEQEQAWAKVEEELAEFHRLVQEGMPEADREAEFGDVLFALVNYARLAGINPENALQRTNNKFIQRFQHIEARLSAQGRTLAEADLEEMDRYWNEAKAKETDPER; encoded by the coding sequence ATGAATGTGCGTTCCAAACCGTACGATCCCTCGTTTCGTGAGTCTGAAGATCGGCTGGAGGCCTACGCCGACTTTGTGGCCATCGTACGCCAACTCCGACGCGACTGCCCCTGGGACCGTGAGCAGACGCACGCTTCTGTAAAGCATTTGCTCATTGAAGAAGCCTACGAGGTCGTTTCGGCCATCGAAGAAGCCGACTGGGAAGCGCTCAAGCGTGAGTTAGGCGACTTGCTCTTGCACGTCGTGTTTCACAGCGTGATGGCTGAGCAAGCGGGTCGCTTTACACTTAAAGAAGTGATCCTAAGCGAAACCGAAAAGCTGATCCGCCGCCATCCCCACGTCTTTGGCGAAGTGCAGGTAGACAGCGTGCAGCAAGTACTGGCCAATTGGGAGCAAATTAAGCTTCAGGAAAAGCAACACGCTTCTGTTTTAGCAGGCGTGCCGCGCCACCTACCTGCTTTGCTCCGGGCCTACCGCATCCAGGAAAAAGCGGCTGCTGTAGGGTTTGACTTTCCTGAGCAAGAGCAGGCTTGGGCCAAAGTGGAAGAAGAGCTGGCAGAGTTTCACCGCCTGGTCCAAGAAGGCATGCCCGAAGCCGATCGCGAGGCAGAATTCGGCGACGTGCTCTTTGCACTGGTAAACTATGCCCGTCTGGCAGGGATCAATCCCGAAAATGCCCTGCAGCGCACCAATAATAAGTTTATTCAGCGTTTTCAGCACATCGAAGCGCGCCTGAGCGCGCAGGGTCGCACGCTGGCCGAAGCCGATCTAGAAGAAATGGACCGCTACTGGAACGAAGCCAAGGCCAAAGAAACCGACCCTGAGCGCTAA
- a CDS encoding 2-isopropylmalate synthase has protein sequence MNDRIIIFDTTLRDGEQAPGASMTIDEKLRIAHQLARLNVDVIEAGFPISSPAQFEAVRRIAEEVQGPVICALARAREEDIRAAAEALAPGKRVRIHTFIATSDIHIDAKFGDVRFGRTLAEKRQTILRLTEEAVRLARTFTDDVEFSAEDAGRTDVGYLAEVVHTAIAAGATTINLPDTTGYCVPDEYAAMFRSVIERVQPPPHIIFSAHCHDDLGLAVANSLAAVRAGVRQIECTINGIGERAGNAALEEVVMALKVRNERFGGLKVGIVTQHLTETSRMVSLATGFPVPPNKAIVGRNAFSHEAGIHQHGVLRRRDTYEIMRAEDVGQQPEQIRLGRHSGRHGLFSRLEKLGIHVPEDRREEIYRRFLALADLKKEIYDEDLRRLVEAKTDGNPTAPYQLMEMHVATGTHRAPEAEVQLYHRSTHTLRVERASGDGPVDAIYKAIDRAVGRTHELVSYALRSVTEGADAVGEVTVLLNFNGACFRGVAQHTDVLRASAEAYLEAINHLEQFRTDHENLSFVRDGILQSFDGATA, from the coding sequence ATGAACGATCGTATTATTATCTTCGACACCACTTTGCGCGACGGCGAGCAAGCGCCGGGTGCCTCGATGACCATCGACGAAAAACTGCGCATTGCGCATCAGCTAGCGCGTCTTAACGTCGATGTCATCGAAGCAGGCTTCCCGATCTCTTCTCCTGCCCAGTTTGAAGCCGTGCGCCGTATTGCCGAGGAAGTGCAAGGGCCGGTCATCTGTGCGCTGGCTCGGGCGCGTGAAGAGGACATTCGGGCTGCGGCCGAAGCCCTCGCTCCTGGCAAGCGGGTGCGCATCCATACCTTTATCGCTACCAGCGACATCCACATCGACGCTAAGTTTGGGGACGTGCGCTTTGGGCGCACGCTGGCCGAGAAGCGACAAACCATATTGCGCCTGACCGAAGAAGCTGTACGTCTGGCACGTACCTTTACCGACGATGTAGAGTTCAGCGCCGAGGATGCCGGTCGCACCGATGTAGGCTACCTGGCCGAGGTTGTGCACACGGCCATTGCAGCAGGAGCCACCACGATTAACTTGCCGGATACGACCGGCTACTGCGTGCCGGATGAATACGCGGCGATGTTTCGGAGCGTCATCGAGCGGGTGCAGCCGCCGCCGCACATTATCTTCTCGGCGCACTGCCACGACGACCTGGGGCTGGCAGTGGCCAACTCGCTGGCCGCCGTACGGGCAGGTGTGCGCCAGATTGAGTGCACGATCAATGGCATTGGCGAGCGGGCTGGCAACGCTGCCCTCGAAGAAGTGGTCATGGCGCTCAAGGTCCGCAACGAGCGCTTTGGCGGGCTCAAGGTGGGTATTGTGACGCAGCACCTGACAGAAACCAGCCGTATGGTGTCGCTGGCTACAGGCTTCCCTGTGCCCCCCAATAAGGCTATTGTCGGACGTAACGCCTTTAGCCACGAAGCAGGTATCCATCAGCACGGCGTGCTGCGACGGCGCGACACCTACGAAATTATGCGTGCCGAAGACGTAGGCCAGCAGCCCGAGCAAATCCGGTTGGGACGCCACTCGGGCCGTCACGGACTCTTCAGCCGGCTAGAGAAACTCGGTATCCACGTGCCTGAGGACCGCCGTGAAGAGATCTACCGGCGCTTTTTGGCCCTAGCCGATCTAAAAAAGGAAATCTACGACGAAGACCTGCGCCGGCTCGTAGAGGCCAAAACAGACGGCAACCCTACAGCGCCTTACCAGCTGATGGAAATGCACGTGGCTACAGGCACGCATCGTGCCCCGGAGGCCGAAGTGCAGCTCTATCATCGGAGCACGCATACGCTGCGTGTAGAGCGGGCGAGCGGCGATGGACCCGTCGATGCCATCTATAAGGCCATCGATCGTGCTGTTGGTAGAACGCATGAGCTGGTAAGCTACGCACTGCGTTCGGTTACTGAAGGCGCCGACGCGGTGGGTGAAGTGACCGTATTGCTCAACTTTAACGGAGCCTGCTTCCGGGGAGTAGCGCAGCATACCGACGTGCTGCGTGCTTCGGCTGAGGCTTACCTTGAAGCAATTAACCACTTGGAACAGTTTCGCACAGACCACGAAAATCTCTCGTTTGTACGCGACGGCATCCTGCAGTCGTTCGATGGAGCTACCGCGTGA
- the cimA gene encoding citramalate synthase, producing the protein MKIELFDTTLRDGTQGEHVTLTADDKLRIAQRLDAFGIDVIEGGWPGSNPKDKAFFERARDVAWQHAQICAFGSTRRAGLAPEDDPNLQALLEAQTPVVSIFGKSWTLHARVALGVSLEENLELIASSVAYLKAHGRRVIYDAEHFFDGYQDDPVYALETLRAAAEAGADVLVLCDTNGGTLPSEVYRIVGEVRRQFDVPLGIHTHNDAGCAVANTIMAVAAGVRHVQGTINGIGERCGNADLCAVIPNLQLKMGFYCVSEEQLAQLTDLSRFVNEVANLAPIDRAPYVGRSAFAHKGGVHVSAVLKDPRAYEHILPEKVGNRRRVLVSDLAGKSNIHYKAAELGIELTENDEARQAVQRIKELEHLGYEFQGAEASFELLLRTIKGEDTRFFTLERLRVRTEIDKEGGFCYAEATLALRVGTERELVVAEGNGPVDALSNALRKALRRFYPDFDQVHLSDYKVRVLNSDDGTAAAVRVLIEHRDGEHRWHTVGVSTNILEASWQALADGIRYYLLRRRGPLASAPDEAALAAQRT; encoded by the coding sequence ATGAAAATCGAACTCTTCGACACGACGTTGCGTGACGGAACCCAGGGCGAGCACGTTACGCTAACCGCGGATGACAAACTGCGCATTGCCCAGCGCCTGGATGCTTTCGGCATCGACGTGATCGAAGGGGGCTGGCCTGGTTCTAATCCAAAAGACAAAGCTTTTTTTGAGCGCGCGCGGGACGTCGCGTGGCAGCATGCGCAAATCTGTGCCTTTGGCTCTACGCGCCGTGCTGGCTTGGCACCCGAAGACGACCCAAATCTGCAGGCGCTGCTCGAGGCCCAAACGCCGGTGGTGTCGATCTTTGGCAAAAGCTGGACGCTCCATGCCCGCGTGGCGCTTGGCGTGTCGCTCGAAGAAAACCTAGAACTGATCGCCTCTTCGGTGGCCTACCTGAAGGCCCATGGCCGACGCGTCATCTACGATGCCGAGCACTTCTTCGATGGTTATCAAGACGATCCTGTCTATGCGCTAGAGACGCTGCGGGCAGCCGCCGAGGCAGGCGCCGATGTGCTGGTGCTCTGCGATACCAATGGCGGCACGTTGCCCAGCGAGGTGTACCGGATTGTAGGGGAGGTGCGGCGGCAATTCGACGTGCCTCTTGGTATCCACACGCATAACGATGCTGGTTGTGCTGTAGCCAACACGATCATGGCTGTGGCTGCAGGTGTCCGCCACGTGCAGGGTACCATTAACGGCATCGGAGAACGCTGCGGTAATGCCGACCTATGCGCTGTAATTCCTAATTTGCAGCTCAAGATGGGCTTTTACTGTGTGTCCGAAGAACAACTGGCACAGCTGACCGATCTATCGCGTTTTGTCAATGAAGTGGCCAACCTGGCGCCCATCGACCGCGCACCCTACGTAGGGCGCAGTGCTTTTGCGCACAAGGGGGGCGTGCACGTATCGGCTGTGCTGAAAGACCCCAGGGCCTACGAGCATATTCTGCCCGAAAAGGTCGGCAACCGCCGCCGCGTGTTGGTTTCAGACCTTGCGGGCAAAAGTAACATCCACTACAAAGCTGCCGAATTGGGCATTGAGCTCACAGAAAACGACGAAGCCCGCCAGGCCGTGCAGCGTATCAAGGAGCTGGAGCATCTGGGGTATGAATTCCAAGGCGCTGAGGCTTCCTTTGAGCTGTTGTTGCGTACGATTAAAGGCGAAGATACGCGCTTTTTCACCCTAGAGCGGCTGCGCGTGCGCACCGAAATCGATAAAGAAGGGGGCTTTTGCTACGCAGAAGCTACCCTGGCGCTGCGCGTAGGCACCGAGCGTGAACTCGTTGTGGCCGAAGGCAACGGCCCGGTCGATGCGCTTTCAAATGCCCTTCGCAAAGCGCTGCGCCGCTTTTATCCCGACTTCGACCAGGTGCACCTGAGCGACTACAAGGTGCGCGTGCTCAACTCTGACGACGGCACAGCGGCTGCCGTGCGCGTGCTCATCGAGCATCGAGATGGCGAGCATCGCTGGCACACCGTAGGCGTATCGACCAACATTCTGGAAGCAAGCTGGCAAGCACTGGCGGACGGCATCCGCTACTACCTGTTGCGGCGCCGAGGGCCGCTCGCATCGGCACCGGACGAGGCAGCGCTGGCTGCTCAACGCACGTAA